Below is a genomic region from Triticum aestivum cultivar Chinese Spring unplaced genomic scaffold, IWGSC CS RefSeq v2.1 scaffold9766, whole genome shotgun sequence.
TACTGGACGGGTCGTGCGGCACGACCTCCTAGTAGCCCGCACGTATGGCAGTTATCGGCGTGATTTTGATAAGGAGGCTAGCACATCCCAAAAAAGATacgaaaaactaacgcccacacgtgtggcatcttgcACATCATCCATGCGCcttcatcaccactcattttgccacataTGAACACATGACATCAgcaggaatctttttggttttcggcttaaaaatgttttatctcctaattaaaaatccgttttcaccattaaattcgTCTCAACGAGATCTTCAAATatgttttgacgattttttttttgcccaaaagttgccatgatgtttacactgtagttgccatagtgcttaaactaaagttgccatgtggcaattttaatttgtagagcatgacaattttagttttttttgatgatggcaattcgAGTACTTTCACTATGAAAactattttttgtatgaaccatggcaatttaaaGTGCATGTATCATAACAATATTAGTTTAttgttcatggcaagtctagtttcttaattcacTATTTTATAATATGtaaaaatttacttttaaatatagaagaaaatagctgaaacatatcatgacaacttcagtgtaaacatcatggcaattcatatgcaatagacatgacaacttttaaTCCAAAAAACATTTCgtcaaaatatattgatatgagatccaGTTTCAAAAATCTCGCCGCGAGGGATTTAATTGTGAAAACGGATCATCAATCGgattttttatttaagagataaaacattttaaaaactgaaaatccacaAAGATTTTCAGATGCATGCATGCTGTAATGTGGCGTAGTCTGtgtgttatagggcgtgtgggcTGGTTTGGCTCTTACCACATatgtgggcgttagcgttgtccaaAAGATAAAAATGATAGCACACAAAACAAACATTGAGTAGTATATGACTTCTTTCAAGAACACGTTGGACTATATAAGTGTGGCTCCAGCCAGGGAAAGGAGCCACTCTTGCAGCACTTTCGCCAGCCCACCCCGCTGGTCTCGCTCACGGTCACGGGATACCCCACGCGACGAACACAACAACACCACGGCCAAAAGCGAAGCAAGAAATTCCTCTTTCCTTTTCCACTTTCCTCCCTCATTTCCACCCACCGTCGGCAGGCAGAGGCCACCGGCCCCTCGCTCCTTGTCGCCGCTCTGGATGGCCACTGCTCCCAACATGGAGATGATCGCCTCTTCGCTGCGCAGCTGCTCCCTcaacggcggcggccggcggccgggCCGGCGCCACCGCCACGGCCACGCCAGGGGCGCTGAGGGCAGCAACGACAGCGAGGGCGTCACCGTCGAGCTCAACTCCGACGTCGCCCTGCCCTACCACTGGCAGCAGTGCCTCGACATCCGGGTACGCACACGTCCCCATCTATACATTCCGTCATTTGTTCCCCTTCACAACATCCGAATCGGAGGGAGAACGAACATCCGCCAGGGATGGGATCGATGGCCGTGCGCCCCCGTGGGCGTGCGTGCATGGGCGTGTGCGCTCTCCCAATCATTTGGACATAAATGACAAGCGGCTTACGAGGTAGTTGGATACCTGTACTTAGTAGTTTTGAGGCCCGGATTCGATGGGTCAATCATTCGCATCATTTAATGGCCAAAGCGGCTGAACACTTGAGACGGATTGAGCTTCATTAATCGCCTCCACTTTTGGCCCCCTCTTTTGTTCTCTTGTTATTGGACTCTTGCATAATCTGCTCCTAGCCGGCAACTCTTTTCTCTTGCAAAATTTCCTTTTGATTATTTGATCCGTCTCCTTGTGATTTCTTTCCAGCTTCAGAAAGGTTCGACCCTTTCCGCTGGATGCCAACTTGTTCTCCCCCATTGCTATGCTGCTGTTTTCTCTTCTTGAAATACTACTAATATCCAAGTGCGCCATCAGATCTGCGTTTGTCTTGTAAATCCTGACATATCTGTGTGGATCCATTCCTTTTTGCTCTGTCTCCCTCTCTTTGTAAAGCTAGATTTTGCCATAGGTTTCTTCTGGACCACAGCCATGTCGATTATCACCGGAGCTGTGAGGATCTTTATTGCGCCAGGATAGGGAGCCAGATCCTCTAACTTAGAGAACCGGGGTCACGGTGCTACAGTACTGAATCTACACAAATAAAATGCCACTCTGCTTCCAACAAACAAAAAAAGTTGGTTAAAAATAAGGTGCGATGTAGCCTGAATCTTCACCGTTCGATTTCCGAATCCTAGAGAAAAAATATGTTGCGGGTTttctcattttattttcttattactctACACAAATACTCTCCGCACTCGCTCCTCTTCATTTTGATTCTCTCCGCACTCATCTCTATTTTTTTCCAAGCTAAAAACCACCACAACTGTCACACACTGACCGAAGAGAATCTTTCATATATTCCACATTTCATCTGATCCAGCATTTCTATTCCACATTGCTCTGCCCCTGTATTGATGTCCATCGGTTCTAGTTGTTAAACATTTTCCTTCTGCTTGGTAATCAAACATTGTTTTCATGGCCTATCTCAAATCAAGATGTAAATACATTTTGAAAGTTTTTTTGCAACATCTCTTTTCTATTTTTAGTTGATTTTCCTCAACATTTTTTTTGCATGATTTTTCTCAACATCTAGATGCTACTGGGAACCTATTGAACTTGCTACCTTTTTTTTTTCCTAATGATCTGATGCAGACGGGGCAAGTGTACTACATCAACTGGGAGGACGGCACCCGGACGACTATCGACCCTCGCACGCCGTCCTTTTGCTCCGCCTTGTCGACGCCGCGGTCCACCTGTTTCACTTCACACCGCGCAGCCTTCACTTCGTCGTCCAGCTCTGGCTACACCTCCGCGGCGTCCAGCGTCACCGGCGACTATGGCTACGGCTATGATGACAGCGACGGCTATAGTGAAGGCTACGGCGacgaggagagcagcagcagtagcagccggAGCTCCGGCGTCTCGTCCGTGCTCTCGTCTTTCTTCCCCAGTGACGAGCCCGCCTCCAGCGACAGTGGGCACGCCACCAGCCACGTGCTCGTTGCGGTCGGGTGCAGGGCGTGTTTCATGTACTTCATGGTGCCCAAGAGCGTCGGCCTATGCCCCAAGTGCGGCAGCTCCGGCCTCCTCCACCTCGGAGCCTCTTACGCCTGAGCTGCCAGCCTGTTCCCCCGTGAGTCACTACTTGCGAGGCGTGGTGCAATTTCATGGACTACCGAAGAGAGAGTTTTGTGCGAGGAGGTCCCCAAATCGTTGACACTGATTCCTGGTTCCTGTGCTTGTGTGCCAATGTCCTCTTGGGACTCGACGACAGAGACTAACCTTCCGTCCTTCCATTTCAAGAGTGAACATTTATGCTCCAATTAATTACCGTTGTTGGGTTAgcattttattatttttataaaatattgaAAGGGAGCAAACAACTATGACATGCACACAAAGTCTGTAATTTTTTAACATAGTAAAAAGTACAAACACAACATAGTAAAAAGTACAAACACaacattttattatttttttaacaaCTATGACATGCACACTATCAAATAGGTTCTAGTTGGTGCAGTGCTTACTTGGCAATTTGGCTATATTATCATATTTATTTCCAGATTTTTTGGTGATTCAGAGCTTTTAGACATCATACAACATTATGAAGTTCGCGTTGAATGAAGGGAGATTGtggcgacccgacccaaatggatcaaagtctttgtgcttaagtgctATTCCATgaatcgacttgctagcacacacaatacttgataaataacagagttcaatcacacactttattacataAAAAATCCTCAAATTGAGTATTTATTTACATAAATATGGCGGAAGTCCATCTAAATCGAGATACTAGGGAAGCATAGAAGAataatgggtccatcaactccactAGTAGAATTGAGTGAAGAACAGCGAGCTATCGCATATCACTCTTCGTCGGAATAATCTGGACCATGATaagttgcagccgtgtaggtcagcacatgaaatatgctggcaatgtcACACCTTGAAATAAAAATGTTAATTTCTATCTCTACATACAATCTGACTGGTGGAAGGCTCTAAGTTTCAAGTTTCTGAATAAAGCTAATTTTGTCCTATATCAAATTAATTAAATTATTGCTACAAGTTCATGTCATTATTGAGATGGTTCCTCCTGCTCAATCCAAATCCAAATTTATTTATAACCCAATTCATTAAAAATGATGAGATCACTCAATAATTTCACTTCTAGATGCTCAAGTTGtacgtaaccggggacacgactagtCGATTAGTTTTACACTCTAGGGAGGTTTGTGCAAATTTCCCCATAAGACTCATTCACCTCCTTTGTAGTCCTCACACTGCTTGATGTTTGAGAACCGGGATATCGAGACAAAGTCTTTCAGATATGTTACCCCTTAACCATGGATATGCCGATACATATACATTCCGCTACATCTGCTAGCCTGCCCGGGATGGTTCCCACAAACTATTCAACTAAGCTAGAGCCAATAATAGCTTTTGTccgcacacgtaagcttctagtcATGAAAGATTCtttgatccctttgaacctgggtagCTTTCCACACAAGAGTGATCCCCTGGTTATTCCAGGAAActcggtgatgcggagcatcccatgatccaTGGACACATTTACATCTCCTACAACACCGCTTGGACCAATGAAAAGAGCACGTCCAAGAGCTTTCGAAactgaggtgacatcactcctctcacaactccatttcgaatcacatgagacatggctacaacCTCAAAGGGGGATgctttgcatactcaggtaccaaggacttagccatggagaagctaagaaGCAAGGAGAATCGGAAGCAGAAGACATGCGTGAAGACCGAGAAGAAATCAGCCAAGTCCCaggctggccggatgatccggatgaggtcccggacgatccggacagagcccggacgatcaGGACCCCGGTTCGGACGATACGGATAATGCGCCCAATGACACCCGTAGTTGGACCCCGAAGTCGGACCATCCGGATGagcacccggatcatccggacaccaaCCGGACATCTGGACCCCCTTCCGAACATCCGGGCCATCGCCGCCACTGCCTGCGCCGTCGACTGATCCGGGCcatcacccggatcatccggacagagcccggatcatccggctccctgctcggatcatccggaccccgcatGCGTGCGCGTtttgggctgaggcccatgtacccctcccCCCTTAGCCTATATATATGACTTCTCCACCTctgttctagggttagcattgtgatagctcatacttTGAGATAGAGCCTTGCTAATCCATCCGGACCTACTCCACCGCGacggaccgacacctcttcggtgaagatccacttggattcaagacctcctctcggagaagaccctcttcaagacctcctcacggagaagaaccggttaacctatgtatcgtcccttgttggattcggatcttgtacccttttgtgtttcgaggatctagcgcatgtgtgactatattcttgttggttgagtgttttctcgtgtgtttccctcgtgttcccctcgtttcccctctcgtgttcttcgtgttcttggtaggatcccctccaaacttgaaagatcgggcatctagggttctaccctacatcactcgGGCAAATCCCTGGTTACTCCAGGATGCCCCTCACCATGTAACCGTTCACTACTACAacatgctgctaacgcgacactacgatcagaggcccttcgacgaaactgtgtgcgatgcaataatcgcaaatggtggtgagAAAAAACCGTCAAATAAGGtggaaaacgtttgcgatggcggagacatcaaacacggttcagattttagttatgtGTGCTATGCTGGGCACACGGTTGATctagaagaactgtttgcgattaggaagaacaacaaaaatgggtgtcggtgtcaaaaccggcagatctcgggtagggggcccaagctgtgcgtgTGAGGATAATTagtaacaatggagaagggacacaacgtttacccaggtttgggccctcttaatggaggtaaacccctacacctgcttgattatattcgagggtataggagttacaagagttgatctaccacgagatcgattcggctaaccctagatagctagcctagcaatgttatgATCCTGCGTCCGAtccaaccctccggtttatacatacaccggaggggcctagtgttgtacaaagttggttttacagaaaggaataatatatccggacacctatacttgccatccacgcatgtgaGAGCCCTCATCGGACACGAGGGATaatcttccatcttgtatcttgacggcccatcagtccggcccacatcaatagaccggacgcccgaggaccccctaatccaggactcccacagtagcccctgaaccagtcttcaatcaTGATATATTCGGcgctcagattgtcttcggcattgcaaggcgggttcctttaaAGAATACACATCGGCTATCCTCAATAAAAGAATTAAATCCGGCTTTTCGCAATAAACACAACCCTTACccgcgaaggcaggatatataGAAAACGAGAACAACGTCTTTTATGGACAACTCTCTCAACGAAGCGTCTAACTCGAAACCCGtcattttgaaccgttttcatgCCCCGCATTCCGTGCTTCAACGTCACgcctcattggcacgtcttgtcaaaacagagatcgtgtccacttaatacgggattgcatatcaatgacatttgggtaatccaaccatttgCGGCGCACACATccattgggaataggcgagattcaAGGCACGAGTGGGGGGCGGTTGGTATTTTTACTGCATATAAGAGGGCTAGGGTCCCCCACTTTCCTCCCCACGCCTTCATATCTTCTCAGTCTTCCAATCTCCCAAGCCCTTCTGTGCTTGCAAAGTCTCCAtctttctcaccaccaccaccacctactccgaccatggccggagctggctccaagggcaagtgggaggcctcctccatgatggaggagaacATAGCAGATCTTCAGAGTGTCGGGTACCTCACTACCGACATCAAGCACCGGCTTCCCTCTGAAGGT
It encodes:
- the LOC123172763 gene encoding uncharacterized protein DDB_G0271670-like, with amino-acid sequence MATAPNMEMIASSLRSCSLNGGGRRPGRRHRHGHARGAEGSNDSEGVTVELNSDVALPYHWQQCLDIRTGQVYYINWEDGTRTTIDPRTPSFCSALSTPRSTCFTSHRAAFTSSSSSGYTSAASSVTGDYGYGYDDSDGYSEGYGDEESSSSSSRSSGVSSVLSSFFPSDEPASSDSGHATSHVLVAVGCRACFMYFMVPKSVGLCPKCGSSGLLHLGASYA